The following proteins are encoded in a genomic region of Myxococcota bacterium:
- a CDS encoding PilT/PilU family type 4a pilus ATPase gives MERDKLFRLLRLGLEKGASDIHFQVGYLPLYRFHGDLVELRYKVLTAKDTEEIVRILLEGEPESADDGFNERDLAFELPDEGRFRVNISRQRRCFNVVLRVIPPEIKTFEDLNLPNALRDIANLRRGYVLVTGATGMGKSTTLAAMIDVINKQRKAKIVTIEDPIEFVFRHEKSIITQREIGTDTAGFPDALRAALRQDPDVIMVGEMRDLETVDTSLKAAETGHLVFSTIHTADVASTISRLVSFFPHDEQLQVRARLADNLKAIVSLRLLVNKKQTGRVPAVEVMRSTRTIQECVKDPARTHEITELVGRARGDGMQTFDQHLLDLLRANKISHEAALNAASNPADFQTKLEMEGSFEDEPEDEAKPETPFDTETTDRF, from the coding sequence ATGGAACGGGACAAGCTGTTTCGACTTCTTCGGCTGGGCCTCGAGAAGGGTGCCTCCGACATCCACTTCCAGGTCGGCTACCTCCCGCTCTACCGCTTCCACGGCGATCTCGTCGAGCTCCGATACAAGGTCCTCACCGCGAAGGACACCGAGGAGATCGTTCGCATCCTCCTCGAAGGCGAGCCCGAGTCCGCCGACGACGGCTTCAACGAACGCGATCTCGCGTTCGAGCTTCCCGACGAGGGCCGGTTCCGCGTCAACATCTCGCGCCAGCGCCGGTGCTTCAACGTCGTGCTCCGCGTCATCCCGCCGGAGATCAAGACGTTCGAGGACCTGAACCTCCCGAACGCGCTGCGCGACATCGCGAACCTCCGCCGCGGCTACGTGCTCGTCACGGGCGCGACCGGCATGGGCAAGTCGACGACGCTCGCGGCGATGATCGACGTGATCAACAAGCAGCGGAAGGCCAAGATCGTCACGATCGAGGACCCGATCGAGTTCGTCTTCCGCCACGAGAAGAGCATCATCACGCAGCGCGAGATCGGCACGGACACGGCCGGCTTTCCCGACGCGCTGCGGGCCGCGCTGCGACAGGATCCGGACGTCATCATGGTCGGCGAGATGCGCGACCTCGAGACGGTGGACACGTCGCTCAAGGCCGCCGAGACCGGCCACCTCGTGTTCTCGACGATCCACACGGCCGACGTGGCCTCGACGATCAGCCGCCTCGTCTCGTTCTTCCCCCACGACGAGCAGCTCCAGGTGCGCGCGCGCCTCGCGGACAACTTGAAGGCGATCGTGTCGCTGCGCCTGCTGGTCAACAAGAAGCAGACGGGCCGCGTTCCGGCCGTCGAGGTGATGCGCTCGACCCGGACGATCCAGGAGTGCGTCAAGGACCCGGCGCGCACGCACGAGATCACCGAGCTGGTGGGGCGCGCGCGCGGCGACGGCATGCAGACGTTCGACCAGCACCTGCTCGACCTGCTGCGCGCCAACAAGATCTCGCACGAGGCGGCGCTGAACGCCGCGTCGAACCCCGCCGACTTCCAGACGAAGCTCGAGATGGAGGGCAGCTTCGAGGACGAGCCCGAGGACGAGGCGAAGCCGGAGACGCCCTTCGACACCGAGACGACCGACCGCTTCTAG
- a CDS encoding queuosine precursor transporter → MGEPALHPIEASTLHARRERVFLVLAGTFLGSMTMLNILGVARFIDMSFEVAGVHVPLVLAVGVLPYPLTFLCTDFISEIYGRRRANFVVWVGLGLNAWVVFVLWVGGELPPVPVFDAATGLPPPDDYTFAFYRIRQLTLGAVAASMLAYLAAQFCDVYLFHFWKRLTNGRHLWLRNNGSTMVSQLVDTTAVITITHFWAGGIPVRPDAPIWPQLGVFIGSGYAFKFVVAALDTLPFYVGVRWLSHYLEIDPNEEHGSSDAEAWG, encoded by the coding sequence ATGGGGGAGCCGGCGCTGCATCCGATCGAGGCGTCCACGCTGCACGCGCGGCGTGAGCGCGTCTTCCTCGTCCTCGCCGGCACGTTCCTCGGCTCGATGACGATGCTGAACATCCTCGGCGTCGCACGCTTCATCGACATGTCGTTCGAGGTCGCCGGCGTGCACGTGCCGCTCGTGCTCGCGGTCGGCGTGCTGCCCTATCCGCTCACCTTCCTCTGCACCGACTTCATCAGCGAGATCTACGGCCGAAGGCGCGCGAACTTCGTCGTGTGGGTGGGGCTCGGCCTGAACGCGTGGGTCGTCTTCGTGCTGTGGGTGGGGGGCGAGCTGCCGCCGGTGCCGGTGTTCGACGCCGCCACGGGGCTTCCCCCGCCCGACGACTACACGTTCGCGTTCTATCGCATCCGCCAGCTGACGCTCGGTGCCGTCGCGGCCTCGATGCTCGCGTACCTCGCCGCGCAGTTCTGCGACGTGTACCTGTTCCACTTCTGGAAGCGGCTCACGAACGGGCGTCACCTCTGGCTGCGCAACAACGGCTCCACCATGGTGAGCCAGCTCGTCGACACGACGGCGGTCATCACGATCACGCACTTCTGGGCGGGTGGCATCCCGGTGCGCCCCGACGCGCCCATCTGGCCGCAGCTCGGCGTGTTCATCGGCTCGGGCTACGCCTTCAAGTTCGTCGTCGCCGCGCTCGACACGCTGCCGTTCTACGTCGGTGTCCGCTGGCTCTCGCACTACCTCGAGATCGACCCGAACGAAGAGCACGGCAGCTCCGACGCCGAGGCCTGGGGATGA
- a CDS encoding AURKAIP1/COX24 domain-containing protein → MGSVIKKRRKKMRKHKKRKLLRRARHKRKR, encoded by the coding sequence GTGGGCAGTGTGATCAAGAAGCGCCGCAAGAAGATGCGAAAGCACAAGAAGCGCAAGCTGCTGCGCCGCGCGCGCCACAAGCGGAAGCGCTAG
- a CDS encoding tetratricopeptide repeat protein yields the protein MQETPPPHAVPDVQTVNELLDRGRLALEQGMHAEALSYLRAAHEQAPQNARIRSFYGLALARAEKRFSDAVELCNSALKQEFFNPALYFNAAQVYLEFDFKADAIRCLRRGLMIDPSNTAIATLLGDLGRRGGPVLRFLPRSHVLNVWLGHARHRVRLLRVAA from the coding sequence GTGCAAGAGACCCCGCCCCCTCACGCCGTTCCCGACGTCCAGACCGTCAACGAGCTGCTCGACCGAGGCCGCCTGGCGCTCGAGCAGGGGATGCACGCGGAGGCTCTCTCCTATCTCCGTGCGGCCCACGAGCAGGCTCCCCAGAACGCGCGAATCCGGTCCTTCTACGGCCTCGCGCTCGCGCGCGCGGAGAAGCGCTTCAGCGACGCGGTCGAGCTGTGCAACTCGGCCCTGAAGCAGGAGTTCTTCAACCCCGCGCTCTACTTCAACGCCGCGCAGGTCTATCTCGAGTTCGACTTCAAGGCCGATGCGATCCGCTGCCTGCGGCGGGGCCTCATGATCGACCCCTCCAACACGGCGATCGCGACGCTGCTCGGCGATCTCGGCCGGCGCGGTGGCCCGGTGCTCCGCTTCCTGCCGCGCAGCCACGTGCTCAACGTGTGGCTCGGCCATGCCCGCCATCGCGTCCGTCTGCTGCGCGTCGCCGCATAG
- a CDS encoding N-acetylmuramoyl-L-alanine amidase, with product MRRIGLAVALGAALACCGGTPGGAAGPPPVDAPPTDRFDAIVIDAGHGGEDEGARGPAGSREKDVVFDVAQRLARRLRDRGLRVVMTRDRDVFVPLETRTMLANDAHTDLFISIHANAAPSHSPRGIEVFFASLDATDERAREVAERENSAFGAAGTPPSPDDPLVAIIGDMIVADTMREASAFAKLAQERLDDLDDVPSRGVKQAPFVVLLGVQAPAVLVEIGFLSNPTEERTLRREERREAIAAALERAVAAYGERYDATRGATAHGR from the coding sequence ATGAGGCGCATCGGGCTCGCGGTCGCGCTCGGCGCGGCGCTCGCATGCTGCGGCGGCACCCCCGGTGGCGCGGCCGGCCCGCCGCCCGTCGACGCGCCGCCGACCGACCGCTTCGACGCGATCGTGATCGACGCCGGGCACGGCGGCGAGGACGAGGGCGCCCGCGGCCCGGCCGGCTCGCGCGAGAAGGACGTCGTGTTCGACGTCGCGCAACGGCTAGCGCGCCGGCTGCGCGATCGCGGGCTTCGCGTCGTGATGACGCGCGACCGCGACGTGTTCGTGCCCCTCGAGACGCGAACCATGCTCGCCAACGACGCGCACACCGATCTGTTCATCTCGATCCACGCGAACGCCGCGCCGAGCCATTCGCCGCGCGGCATCGAGGTGTTCTTCGCGTCGCTCGACGCGACCGACGAGCGCGCGCGCGAGGTCGCCGAGCGCGAGAACAGCGCCTTCGGTGCGGCCGGCACGCCGCCCTCGCCGGACGATCCGCTCGTCGCCATCATCGGCGACATGATCGTCGCGGACACGATGCGCGAAGCGAGCGCCTTCGCGAAGCTCGCGCAGGAGCGCCTCGACGACCTCGACGACGTCCCCTCGCGCGGAGTGAAGCAGGCGCCCTTCGTCGTGCTGCTCGGCGTGCAGGCCCCCGCGGTGCTCGTCGAGATCGGCTTTCTCAGCAACCCGACCGAGGAGCGTACGCTGCGGCGCGAAGAGCGCCGCGAGGCGATCGCCGCCGCGCTCGAGCGCGCCGTCGCCGCCTACGGCGAGCGGTACGATGCGACGCGCGGCGCGACCGCGCACGGGCGCTGA
- a CDS encoding HAMP domain-containing sensor histidine kinase: MSQSDRSTQLASALRAAATHVADLVGGGCALVFAAVPGDDSREAPTRLRAAAGFAAADAAKAAAAAALPLVDDAIAGADRRLAAPLPELGRRGAAETIVLPLAWDGRALGALVVGAPHTLTKSVAATLTSYAEHLALRLDHARIATRASEANAPAPPVARPAPGVAPNPGGDELLRLSEALFAQDIELLRSNEKLGKIEKLKNDFIEKMSRELRTPLNSIIEAIIGVLAGENERISDASKESLRTALDEGTAFQRTLQNILDLWRIKQNELPLEVQDVNVAEVVEEAIFSVQDSIGDKPLEIVKDVDPALPKIRTDLAKINQVLFLLLENAVKFTPKGTVTIGAHLEGETLVCRVSDTGIGICADDRQYVFDEFFQVDAHASSAYRGAGLGLSLVRDLVVLLDGQLSLDSDVGCGTTVQVELPVERA, translated from the coding sequence ATGTCGCAGAGCGATCGATCGACGCAGCTCGCCTCCGCGCTCCGCGCGGCCGCCACGCACGTGGCGGACCTCGTCGGCGGCGGATGCGCGCTCGTGTTCGCCGCCGTTCCCGGCGACGACAGCCGCGAGGCCCCGACGCGCCTGCGCGCCGCGGCCGGGTTCGCCGCCGCCGACGCCGCGAAGGCGGCGGCGGCCGCCGCCCTCCCCCTGGTCGACGACGCCATCGCCGGGGCCGACCGTCGCCTCGCCGCACCGCTGCCCGAGCTCGGCCGCCGCGGTGCCGCCGAGACGATCGTCCTCCCGCTCGCGTGGGACGGACGCGCGCTCGGCGCCCTCGTCGTCGGCGCGCCGCACACGCTCACGAAGAGCGTGGCCGCGACCCTCACGAGCTATGCCGAGCATCTCGCGCTGCGCCTCGACCACGCGAGGATCGCGACGCGCGCGAGCGAGGCGAATGCGCCCGCACCTCCCGTCGCCCGCCCGGCTCCCGGCGTTGCGCCGAACCCCGGCGGCGACGAGCTGCTGCGGCTCTCCGAGGCCCTCTTCGCGCAGGACATCGAGCTGCTCCGCAGCAACGAGAAGCTCGGCAAGATCGAGAAGCTCAAGAACGACTTCATCGAGAAGATGTCGCGCGAGCTGCGGACGCCCCTCAACAGCATCATCGAGGCGATCATCGGGGTGCTCGCGGGCGAGAACGAACGCATCTCGGACGCGTCGAAGGAGAGCCTGCGCACCGCCCTCGACGAGGGCACCGCGTTCCAGCGCACGCTCCAGAACATCCTCGACCTGTGGCGGATCAAGCAGAACGAGCTGCCGCTCGAGGTGCAGGACGTCAACGTCGCGGAGGTCGTCGAGGAGGCGATCTTCAGCGTGCAGGACTCGATCGGCGACAAGCCCCTCGAGATCGTGAAGGACGTCGACCCCGCGCTGCCGAAGATCCGGACCGACCTGGCCAAGATCAACCAGGTCCTCTTCCTGCTGCTCGAGAACGCGGTCAAGTTCACGCCGAAGGGGACGGTCACGATCGGCGCGCACCTCGAGGGCGAGACCCTCGTGTGCCGCGTCTCGGACACCGGCATCGGGATCTGCGCGGACGACCGCCAGTACGTGTTCGACGAGTTCTTCCAGGTCGACGCGCACGCATCGTCGGCCTATCGAGGAGCGGGACTCGGGCTCTCGCTCGTGCGCGACCTCGTGGTGCTGCTCGACGGACAGCTGAGCCTCGACAGCGACGTCGGCTGCGGCACGACCGTGCAGGTCGAGCTTCCGGTCGAGCGCGCGTAG
- the rpoZ gene encoding DNA-directed RNA polymerase subunit omega: MARITVEDCTEKVPNRFHLVQMAAIRTKQLKKGSQALVQAEGNKEVVTALREIAAGHVRPDYPETAREE, from the coding sequence ATGGCGCGCATCACGGTCGAGGACTGCACGGAGAAGGTTCCCAATCGCTTCCATCTCGTGCAGATGGCGGCGATCCGGACGAAGCAGCTGAAGAAGGGGTCGCAGGCGCTCGTGCAGGCCGAGGGGAACAAGGAGGTCGTGACGGCCCTGCGCGAGATCGCGGCCGGCCACGTCCGGCCCGACTACCCGGAGACGGCGCGCGAGGAGTAG
- a CDS encoding non-canonical purine NTP pyrophosphatase, whose amino-acid sequence MKRLVAATGNDGKVRELRQLLRGAPVELVSLRDASLAGRAPVAFPEEGGDYRANALAKARAVAAQWGIAAIADDSGLEVDALDGAPGPYSARYGGAGLSDAERVARLLDALRDVPPPRRGARFVCVAALAVPGAGGAVDATSADGVCAGAIATRASGGGGFGYDPVFVPAGVEPVASHATAGARTMAEVGDAVKDRISHRARAVAALVQTRTWESWLST is encoded by the coding sequence GTGAAGCGGCTCGTCGCGGCGACGGGCAACGACGGAAAGGTGCGCGAGCTGCGGCAGCTGCTGCGCGGCGCGCCCGTCGAGCTCGTCTCGCTGCGCGATGCGTCGCTCGCGGGCCGCGCGCCCGTGGCATTTCCGGAAGAGGGCGGCGACTACCGCGCCAACGCCCTCGCCAAGGCGCGCGCCGTCGCGGCCCAGTGGGGCATCGCGGCGATCGCCGACGACTCGGGGCTCGAAGTCGACGCGCTCGACGGCGCGCCGGGGCCGTACTCGGCGCGCTACGGAGGCGCCGGGCTGTCCGATGCGGAGCGCGTCGCGCGCCTGCTCGACGCGCTCCGCGACGTCCCGCCGCCTCGGCGCGGAGCGCGCTTCGTGTGCGTCGCGGCGCTCGCGGTTCCCGGTGCGGGCGGCGCGGTCGACGCGACGTCCGCCGACGGCGTCTGCGCCGGCGCGATCGCGACCCGCGCGTCGGGCGGGGGCGGCTTCGGCTACGACCCGGTCTTCGTTCCGGCCGGGGTGGAGCCCGTCGCGTCGCACGCGACGGCGGGCGCGCGCACGATGGCGGAGGTCGGAGACGCGGTGAAGGACCGCATCTCGCACCGCGCGCGCGCCGTGGCGGCGCTCGTTCAGACGAGGACGTGGGAGAGCTGGCTCTCGACGTAG
- the rph gene encoding ribonuclease PH, with amino-acid sequence MRRDGRANDQLRPVDFQLDFTDNPLGSVLCTMGGTRVLCTVCEEDTVPRWLKGAGQGWVTAEYSMLPGATDRRSEREAARGRQSGRTLEIQRLIGRSLRAVVDLQALGERTLWVDCDVLQADGGTRTASITGAYLALALACRRLVDAKRLRATPLLDGVAAVSVGVVEGDVRLDLPYEEDARAEVDMNVVATASGRLIEVQGTGEGATFSRAQLDALTDLALAGVDELCRLQARALEGAAAPPNGTR; translated from the coding sequence ATGCGCCGCGACGGGCGCGCCAACGACCAGCTGCGACCGGTCGACTTCCAGCTCGACTTCACCGACAACCCGCTCGGCTCCGTGCTCTGCACGATGGGCGGCACGCGCGTGCTGTGCACGGTGTGCGAAGAGGACACCGTTCCGCGCTGGCTCAAGGGCGCGGGGCAGGGCTGGGTCACGGCCGAGTACTCGATGCTGCCGGGCGCGACGGACCGCCGCAGCGAGCGCGAGGCCGCGCGCGGGCGGCAGTCCGGGCGCACGCTCGAGATCCAGCGCCTGATCGGGCGCAGCCTGCGCGCCGTCGTCGACCTCCAGGCGCTCGGCGAGCGCACGCTCTGGGTCGACTGCGACGTGCTGCAGGCGGACGGCGGCACGCGCACCGCATCGATCACGGGCGCGTATCTCGCGCTCGCGCTCGCGTGCCGCCGCCTCGTCGATGCGAAGCGACTGCGCGCCACGCCGCTGCTCGACGGCGTCGCCGCGGTGTCCGTCGGCGTCGTCGAGGGCGACGTCCGTCTCGACCTCCCGTACGAGGAGGACGCGCGCGCGGAGGTCGACATGAACGTCGTCGCGACCGCGTCGGGCCGGCTGATCGAGGTCCAGGGAACCGGCGAGGGCGCGACCTTCTCGCGCGCCCAGCTCGACGCGCTGACCGACCTCGCGCTCGCGGGCGTCGACGAGCTGTGCCGCCTCCAGGCCCGCGCGCTGGAGGGCGCCGCCGCGCCTCCGAACGGCACGCGGTGA
- the mgtE gene encoding magnesium transporter, which translates to MATPIVTTRILRRLLSGGVHSRAERLLARMHPADLGPVLASLRPDEIRLIVDMLFRQRRAAATLRELPPELLPQIFEAVPDERLASVFARLEIDDRVELVNALPDERRDDVLSLMPDDKSEELRSAERYRPGSAGQVMTTSYLALDAKMTAQEAIDSVRGAAEKIESILYLYVVDDERRLLGVVPIRRLVAAAPHTPVSDLMVREPVHAMVEDDQEDVAQLVARYDLLAIPVTDVDGTMVGVITVDDVIDVITEEATEDMYHLAGLSDEDRVFTSARVSFRKRLPWMMLNLVTVFAAATVMRLFAPTLERVIALAFFLPVVAGMSGNSGIQSLTVVTRAIALGELEFSSGLRAMAKEVAVSVAIGACTGVFGGAIAWGLQENPYIGVVLFAAMLLTMGVAGMLGAGVPLLLKALRLDPALGSGVIVTTATDAFGFFTFLGIATLMLDRIA; encoded by the coding sequence ATGGCGACTCCCATCGTCACTACGCGCATCCTCCGCCGGCTCCTCTCCGGCGGCGTGCACTCCCGCGCCGAGCGCCTGCTCGCGCGCATGCATCCGGCCGACCTCGGGCCGGTGCTCGCGTCGCTTCGCCCGGACGAGATCCGGCTGATCGTCGACATGCTCTTCCGCCAGCGCCGCGCGGCCGCCACGCTGCGCGAGCTCCCGCCCGAGCTGCTCCCGCAGATCTTCGAGGCCGTGCCCGACGAGCGGCTCGCGAGCGTCTTCGCGCGTCTCGAGATCGACGATCGCGTCGAGCTCGTGAACGCCCTCCCCGACGAGCGACGCGACGACGTCCTGTCGCTCATGCCGGACGACAAGAGCGAGGAGCTGCGCTCCGCCGAGCGCTACCGGCCCGGTAGCGCGGGCCAGGTGATGACGACGTCCTACCTCGCGCTCGACGCGAAGATGACGGCGCAGGAGGCGATCGACAGCGTTCGCGGCGCAGCGGAGAAGATCGAGTCGATCCTCTACCTCTACGTCGTCGACGACGAGCGGCGGCTGCTCGGCGTCGTTCCGATCCGCCGCCTCGTCGCCGCGGCCCCGCACACGCCCGTGAGCGACCTGATGGTGCGCGAGCCCGTGCACGCGATGGTCGAGGACGACCAGGAGGACGTCGCGCAGCTCGTCGCTCGCTACGACCTGCTCGCGATCCCGGTGACGGACGTGGACGGCACGATGGTCGGCGTGATCACGGTCGACGACGTGATCGACGTGATCACGGAGGAGGCGACCGAGGACATGTACCACCTCGCGGGCCTCTCGGACGAGGACCGCGTGTTCACGTCGGCACGCGTCTCGTTCCGCAAGCGCCTGCCGTGGATGATGCTCAACCTGGTCACGGTGTTCGCGGCCGCGACGGTGATGCGCCTCTTCGCGCCGACGCTCGAGCGCGTGATCGCCCTCGCCTTCTTCCTCCCCGTCGTGGCCGGAATGAGCGGGAACAGCGGCATCCAGTCGCTCACCGTCGTGACGCGCGCCATCGCGCTCGGCGAGCTCGAGTTCTCGAGCGGCCTGCGCGCGATGGCGAAGGAGGTCGCCGTGAGCGTCGCGATCGGCGCGTGCACGGGCGTGTTCGGCGGCGCGATCGCCTGGGGCCTTCAGGAGAACCCGTACATCGGCGTCGTGCTGTTCGCCGCCATGCTGCTCACGATGGGCGTGGCCGGGATGCTCGGCGCCGGTGTGCCGCTCCTGCTGAAGGCGCTGCGGCTCGACCCGGCGCTCGGCTCCGGCGTCATCGTCACGACCGCCACCGACGCGTTCGGCTTCTTCACCTTCCTCGGCATCGCGACGCTCATGCTCGATCGGATCGCCTGA
- a CDS encoding CDP-alcohol phosphatidyltransferase family protein: MDAVRRLPNLLSLLRLAAVPGLLGLGWLGLEAGFLVLLGCSLASDVADGWLARRLRAASTLGARLDSWADLATYSAVPVAVLWLWPGVVREERVPIAIALVAYALPIAWGWIRFRRLTSYHTRGAKLAAVAMGLGLLALLGLGVATPFRVACALLVVEAIEEIAITCVLPRWTADVPSLAHAIAIGRAERVRRSDRA; this comes from the coding sequence ATGGACGCCGTGCGCCGTCTTCCGAATCTCCTGTCCTTGCTCCGCCTCGCCGCCGTCCCCGGGCTCCTCGGGCTCGGCTGGCTCGGCCTCGAAGCGGGATTCCTCGTGCTGCTCGGGTGCTCGCTCGCGAGCGACGTCGCCGACGGCTGGCTGGCGCGGCGCCTCCGGGCTGCGTCGACGCTCGGAGCGCGCCTCGACAGCTGGGCCGATCTCGCGACCTACTCGGCGGTGCCGGTCGCGGTGCTCTGGCTGTGGCCGGGAGTCGTTCGCGAAGAGCGCGTTCCGATCGCGATCGCGCTCGTCGCCTACGCGCTGCCGATCGCGTGGGGCTGGATCCGCTTCCGGCGGCTCACGAGCTACCACACGCGCGGCGCGAAGCTCGCGGCCGTGGCGATGGGGCTCGGGCTGCTCGCGCTGCTCGGGCTCGGCGTCGCGACGCCGTTTCGCGTCGCGTGCGCGCTGCTCGTCGTCGAGGCGATCGAGGAGATCGCGATCACGTGCGTGCTGCCGCGCTGGACGGCCGACGTTCCGTCCCTCGCGCACGCGATCGCGATCGGGCGCGCCGAGCGCGTCAGGCGATCCGATCGAGCATGA
- a CDS encoding PilZ domain-containing protein: protein MADDPRATPTVLLLEGPDGTWDELATRIGGLGFHPLRCETIEAAERLLEEADAPIRAVLLPAEFADRRLKRALKSLRSVRSERLRIAAVGPEPDAQDRKWLRAAGVRYGLWEPIDPTTLRFQINRLTAMDEGDAIRASERVPTRLAARATAGGRTRDAQVYSLSETGAFLATPRACMNGAAIEVEIKLPSGAIAAPATVMFANVPGNLQRPNLPLGMGVRFGQLSTSDAEALRDYVESQLSHVLV, encoded by the coding sequence ATGGCCGACGACCCGCGCGCGACTCCGACCGTGCTCCTGCTCGAAGGGCCGGATGGCACGTGGGACGAGCTCGCGACGCGCATCGGCGGCCTCGGCTTCCACCCACTGCGCTGCGAGACGATCGAGGCCGCCGAGCGGCTCCTCGAGGAGGCCGACGCGCCGATCCGCGCGGTGCTGCTCCCGGCCGAGTTCGCCGACCGCCGACTGAAGCGCGCGCTCAAGAGCCTCCGCTCGGTCCGCAGCGAGCGGCTGCGCATCGCGGCCGTCGGCCCCGAGCCCGACGCGCAGGATCGCAAGTGGCTGCGCGCCGCCGGCGTCCGCTACGGCCTCTGGGAGCCGATCGATCCGACGACGCTGCGCTTCCAGATCAACCGGCTCACCGCGATGGACGAGGGCGACGCGATCCGCGCGTCGGAGCGCGTGCCGACGCGGCTCGCGGCGCGCGCGACGGCGGGCGGCCGCACGCGCGACGCGCAGGTCTACAGCCTCTCCGAGACGGGCGCGTTCCTCGCGACGCCGCGCGCGTGCATGAACGGCGCGGCGATCGAGGTCGAGATCAAGCTGCCGTCGGGCGCGATCGCGGCGCCGGCGACGGTGATGTTCGCGAACGTGCCGGGCAACCTGCAGCGGCCGAATCTCCCGCTCGGCATGGGCGTGCGCTTCGGCCAGCTCTCGACGAGCGACGCCGAGGCCCTGCGCGACTACGTCGAGAGCCAGCTCTCCCACGTCCTCGTCTGA
- a CDS encoding KH domain-containing protein: MKALVESIVRALVDKSDQVQIKEVIGEHAHVLELRVAKEDLGKVIGKGGAHASAIRTLMAAASGKEKKRYILEIIED; encoded by the coding sequence ATGAAGGCATTGGTGGAGTCCATCGTTCGGGCGCTCGTCGACAAGTCGGATCAGGTCCAGATCAAGGAAGTGATCGGGGAGCACGCGCACGTGCTCGAGCTGCGCGTGGCGAAGGAAGACCTCGGCAAGGTGATCGGGAAGGGCGGCGCGCACGCCTCCGCGATCCGCACGCTGATGGCGGCGGCGAGTGGGAAGGAGAAGAAGCGCTACATCCTCGAGATCATCGAGGACTGA